CATACTTAATTACAATTATATTCTGTGCATCACAAgaattaaaaccattttaaaaactcaaccaAAGCTCAATGATAATGTTACTCCACGAATAGCGTTTCCTTTGGGTTCTAAGAAAGGCACTGTTATTAGAATACAGTTTGACAGCTAAGTCTCTTAAGTTTTCCCggatcatttaattttttaaaacctagaaaAGGCCTGTTTGCGGGGACTGTGAAATCCCGCGGAAAGAGAGGTTTGGGAGGGGAACGGCCAAATTAACATAACTGCGGGGAGTGAAGACAACTCTGGGTAGTTTAACTCTCCAAGGCTGAGCAGACGACAGACAAGGGACCCTTACCTGCCAGCGGCCGTAGGTGAGGAGGATCATGGAGATGGGGATGGCGGTGCCGGACATGGCATGGGTGGAGGGCATGCTGTACTCGGAGTTGTAGAAGACCTCCAACTTGACCACGGGCGGCGAGGCCGGCCGCGGCCAGCGGATGATGTCCTTGGTGCACTGGCCCAGGTACATGACCAGCACCCAGATGACCACGAGCCTCCGGCCCACCAGGGCGTCCAGGTTCCAGATCCAGAAGGGGAAGAACAGGATGTAAAAGAGTTCGTTGCCCAGCTCGGTGCCGAAGCAGAACAGGTAGTAGAGCGGCCAGTTGCTCACGTGGGCCAGCTCACCCTCCTCGCCCGTCAGCGAGTTGCGGCGCAGGGCCCCCACGCGCGGCGGCGAGGCCGGGCCCAGCTCGGTCGCCAGCCCGTTCCGCACGCCGTTgggggcgccgccgccgccgccgggcttGGCGGGACACTGATTGCGGTCGTTCCCGGGCGGCTGGGGGCCTGCAGACGCCCCAGGCTGCGGCTCTCGGCGCCGGGCGTCTCCGGCTAGGGGCGCCTCCGCTTTCTCATCCTCCCTCGGATCGGTGGCGGGAGCGGCGGAGCGGCGAGGCAGCGCTTCCACCCCGCACAGCCGCTGGAAACGGGCCACTTTCTGCGGCTCCTGCAGACGGCGAGCCAGCTGGGCCAGGCGCTGCCTCAGCGACATGATAACGGGACCCTGGCGGCCCGCAGACGGGAGGACGTCGGCGGCGGGAAGGCGGGCCGGACCCTGGCGCAGCCTGGAATCGTCCCCGCGCACCTGGCCAGCGGCAGCAGCGCCTAGCCGGACCCGCTCGGCTCTGCCCGGTGACGGCGCCACaggccgcagccgccgccgccgcgcgcctCCGCCCCGCGCGCCCCTCCCAGGCCGCGCGCGCTCCGCCACCGCCCGCGGCCTCCACGCGCCGGCGCGCGCAgcgcccagccccgccccccactgccGCGCCGGGAGGGCGCCTGGCCGCGCGCGGCCGCCTCGAGCGCATCCGGCGGCGTGGGGGTGCTGAGGCTCAGCGGGGTGGCTGTGTTGAGGTTCGCCTTGACACCCGCCAGGCGTCGCGGCGCTGGGCGGGCGGACCTTGTCCGCCCCCTTCTCCAACTTCAGCCCTCGTTTCCCTCCGGCTGATGCTGCCGGCTTGCCTCTGACCACCGTTGGTTCGGAGAGGCCACGACCCTGGGGGCCGGCCTCCGAGGTGCGAGTGGCCAAGCACCCGGACATCCTGCTGGCACAGAATCAAGTGTTTAATGGTGAATGAAGGCGAAATAACCACCATAGGCCCGGAATCGTTCGACTCAAGTAATCACAAGTAATTACAGAGCTGTTTCTGACGGCTCATGTCCTGAAAGCCACGTGCCAATTGACCAGTGGTGGCAAGATTAGATGTAGATCCCAGGACAATACTGCACCATTGATCAAATAAGAGATCACAGTTATCTTGACTTAAATGtagtattttaataaattctaataGCTAGGTGGGGTTGCACAGAAGAAATTAATTGGTTCCTGGAGGCAGGCTGTAGATTTTTTGAGCTTGATGAGGCTGATTTAGAGTTTTAATTTCCATGTCAGGAAAGTTACAAACTTGACTTCTAGAAAAGTAttctagaaaatactttttttattagaaagtctctgaacttttttttaa
The sequence above is a segment of the Panthera leo isolate Ple1 chromosome B3, P.leo_Ple1_pat1.1, whole genome shotgun sequence genome. Coding sequences within it:
- the SGPP1 gene encoding sphingosine-1-phosphate phosphatase 1; translated protein: MSLRQRLAQLARRLQEPQKVARFQRLCGVEALPRRSAAPATDPREDEKAEAPLAGDARRREPQPGASAGPQPPGNDRNQCPAKPGGGGGAPNGVRNGLATELGPASPPRVGALRRNSLTGEEGELAHVSNWPLYYLFCFGTELGNELFYILFFPFWIWNLDALVGRRLVVIWVLVMYLGQCTKDIIRWPRPASPPVVKLEVFYNSEYSMPSTHAMSGTAIPISMILLTYGRWQYPLLCGLILIPCWCSLVCLSRIYMGMHSILDIIAGFLYTILILAIFYPFVDLIDDFNQTHKYAPLIIIGLHLALGIFSFTLDTWSTSRGDTAEILGSGAGIACGSHVSHNVGLMLDPSLDILPLALPPITVTMFGKAILRILIGMVFVLIVRDIMKRITIPLACKIFSIPCDDIRKARQHMEVELPYRYITYGMVGFSITFLVPYLFFFIGIS